One Amorphoplanes digitatis genomic window carries:
- a CDS encoding ATP/GTP-binding protein, which translates to MFLTRSSAVLAAALSVGITLTAAPASASPVATALQRAEVPGELVLPAQQRAVPRATQILTAGVSGFLWAQEGDDRLLWTDYATGTADALDRRLPAKVSYDVDSGYFRNAASFETGWYGRGSDTVALYEGGDSPHVTLLDKTRAVAEVAVPAGHSYQGTFGDTVLTRTGENDQPQGFHLWRGGAETAVTGLPGGATNISVEDGDARSVILRYKLSPDESGWGRWSIVDLTDGVADPLPDRMDSDDEGYEISGFRLGTDSVLRKRDGRGKQDVLDRNNLTGDFRTVETGPFTYDATYGIVGATLLAVERVWPGNNRYRGQPLWAVPTDLDDPDMTEVMNPAANQVVQAPDGSVLVAGAERYVEHGDLDWGIYRISQGPDGKPQRDRVTAVAPVPAQVHGLALGSGILSTADNSTIYEPSTILGTYRSTWLTTPAPGAAPTVDRSSRDGFVSGRDGNCYNDTADGLRCIAMFADGTGYHGRQKATESGLTMLYANGASAWGPSVDTDEGTPQLVDLSGRYAVVNGFSYGNQNIVEFKPGAAGAVLDHRTPVGAAVWGSTLWSAAQSGGVVTGAQLPGKTAVGSFTTRNGCTPSSLQAVGRWVYWVCKDYWGDVHGAGIYDRTANRTVTAPAGDVLLGDGYLVEHVEAGGLRLIDLHGGLPAGGNHADLPTRTLVSAGELGRSGGSRTSWTVDRFGGGVAYADDEQRVHLVPTGIPAAALTVIDSTVQAGGADWSGSWWLSKPAAAWQLNFRDLGGAVIRTVSGSSARGLLKAGWDGKDSTGKAVADAGFTWSLTAQPADGQGAALTVEGAVSAPATLKSTRKPSITGASAVGSTVKADAGAWTPAATSYAYRWAANGVTIKGATSASYAIPPAMLGKRLTVTVTAKRTGHPSGAATSSASAVIAKGKASTATKKPTVTGKAKVGKTVRASVGTWSPKVTSYRFEWRLNGKVIKGRTGATLKLTSSMRKKKITVTVYARRTGYQDGKATSKAVTVRS; encoded by the coding sequence GTGTTCTTGACGCGTTCCTCGGCAGTGCTGGCGGCCGCGCTCAGCGTCGGCATCACGCTGACCGCGGCGCCGGCTTCGGCGTCGCCCGTCGCCACAGCGCTCCAGCGGGCAGAGGTTCCAGGGGAACTCGTGCTCCCGGCGCAGCAGCGGGCGGTCCCGCGTGCCACGCAGATTCTCACCGCCGGGGTCAGCGGCTTCCTGTGGGCACAGGAGGGCGACGACCGGCTGTTGTGGACGGACTACGCCACCGGAACGGCCGACGCGCTCGACCGGCGGCTGCCGGCCAAGGTCTCGTACGACGTCGACAGCGGGTACTTCCGCAACGCCGCATCGTTCGAGACCGGTTGGTACGGCCGGGGCTCCGACACCGTCGCGCTCTACGAGGGTGGGGACTCCCCGCACGTCACGCTGCTGGACAAGACCCGGGCGGTCGCCGAGGTGGCGGTGCCGGCGGGGCACTCGTACCAGGGAACCTTCGGCGACACCGTGCTGACGCGGACCGGCGAGAACGACCAGCCGCAGGGCTTCCACCTGTGGCGGGGCGGCGCCGAGACGGCGGTGACAGGGCTGCCGGGCGGCGCCACGAACATCAGCGTCGAGGACGGCGATGCCCGGTCGGTCATCCTGCGCTACAAGCTGTCGCCGGACGAGTCGGGCTGGGGACGCTGGAGCATCGTCGACCTGACGGACGGCGTGGCCGACCCGCTGCCGGACCGGATGGACTCCGACGACGAGGGATACGAGATCTCGGGCTTCCGGCTCGGCACCGACTCCGTGCTGCGAAAGCGGGACGGGCGCGGTAAGCAGGACGTGCTGGACCGGAACAACCTGACGGGCGACTTCCGTACGGTCGAAACCGGCCCGTTCACCTACGACGCCACGTACGGCATTGTCGGCGCAACGCTGTTGGCGGTCGAGCGGGTCTGGCCGGGCAACAACCGTTACCGCGGGCAGCCGCTGTGGGCGGTCCCGACCGATCTCGACGATCCCGACATGACCGAGGTCATGAACCCGGCGGCCAACCAGGTCGTGCAGGCGCCCGACGGCTCGGTGCTCGTGGCCGGCGCCGAGCGGTACGTCGAACACGGCGACCTGGACTGGGGCATCTACCGGATCTCGCAGGGCCCCGACGGGAAGCCGCAGCGGGACCGGGTGACCGCGGTGGCGCCCGTGCCGGCCCAGGTGCACGGCCTGGCGCTGGGCAGCGGCATCCTCAGCACCGCCGACAACAGCACGATCTACGAGCCGTCGACCATCCTCGGCACGTACCGCAGCACCTGGCTGACTACGCCCGCGCCCGGCGCCGCGCCGACGGTCGACCGGTCCAGCCGGGACGGGTTCGTCAGCGGGCGGGACGGGAACTGCTACAACGACACCGCCGACGGCCTGCGCTGCATCGCCATGTTCGCCGACGGCACCGGCTACCACGGCCGCCAGAAGGCCACCGAGTCCGGCCTGACCATGCTGTACGCGAACGGCGCCTCGGCCTGGGGGCCGAGCGTCGACACGGACGAGGGCACCCCCCAGCTGGTCGACCTGTCCGGGCGGTACGCGGTGGTCAACGGCTTCTCGTACGGGAACCAGAACATCGTCGAGTTCAAGCCCGGCGCGGCCGGCGCCGTGCTCGATCACCGCACGCCGGTCGGCGCCGCCGTCTGGGGCTCGACGCTGTGGAGCGCCGCGCAGTCCGGTGGTGTCGTGACGGGCGCCCAGCTGCCGGGCAAGACCGCGGTCGGGTCGTTCACCACCCGGAACGGGTGCACCCCGAGCAGCCTGCAGGCCGTGGGCCGCTGGGTCTACTGGGTCTGCAAGGACTACTGGGGCGACGTGCACGGCGCGGGGATCTACGACCGGACGGCCAACCGCACGGTGACCGCCCCGGCCGGTGACGTCCTGCTCGGCGACGGCTACCTCGTCGAGCACGTCGAGGCGGGCGGGCTCCGGCTCATCGACCTGCACGGCGGGCTGCCGGCCGGCGGCAACCACGCCGACCTGCCCACCCGAACGCTGGTCAGCGCGGGGGAGCTGGGCCGCTCCGGCGGGTCGCGGACAAGTTGGACCGTCGACCGGTTCGGCGGCGGCGTGGCCTACGCCGACGACGAGCAGCGCGTCCACCTCGTGCCGACCGGGATCCCGGCCGCCGCGCTGACCGTGATCGACTCAACGGTGCAGGCCGGCGGTGCCGACTGGTCGGGAAGCTGGTGGCTGTCGAAGCCCGCCGCCGCGTGGCAGCTCAACTTCCGCGACCTCGGCGGCGCGGTGATCCGTACCGTCTCGGGCTCGTCCGCGCGGGGCCTGTTGAAGGCCGGCTGGGACGGCAAGGACTCGACCGGCAAGGCCGTCGCCGACGCCGGCTTCACGTGGTCGCTGACCGCCCAGCCCGCCGACGGCCAGGGCGCCGCCCTCACCGTGGAAGGGGCTGTCTCCGCGCCCGCGACGCTGAAGTCGACCAGGAAGCCGTCGATCACCGGCGCCTCAGCCGTCGGCTCGACGGTGAAGGCCGACGCCGGCGCCTGGACGCCGGCCGCCACCTCGTACGCCTACCGGTGGGCGGCGAACGGCGTCACGATCAAGGGCGCGACCAGCGCGTCGTACGCCATCCCACCCGCGATGCTCGGCAAGCGCCTGACGGTCACGGTGACCGCGAAGCGTACGGGCCACCCGTCCGGCGCCGCCACGTCGTCCGCCTCGGCCGTCATCGCCAAGGGCAAGGCGTCCACGGCCACCAAGAAGCCCACCGTGACCGGCAAGGCCAAGGTCGGCAAGACCGTGCGTGCCTCCGTCGGCACCTGGTCTCCGAAGGTCACGTCGTACCGCTTCGAGTGGCGCCTCAACGGCAAGGTGATCAAGGGCAGGACCGGCGCGACGCTGAAGCTGACCTCGTCCATGCGCAAGAAGAAGATCACCGTCACCGTGTACGCCCGCCGGACCGGCTACCAGGACGGCAAGGCGACCAGCAAGGCAGTGACCGTGCGCTCCTAG
- a CDS encoding tetratricopeptide repeat protein produces MAALAAATLTLGPDASSFSDLGSAQLATGQPRQALANHEQALHRYREVHDRAGEATALNNIGAVHGKLGDRQQALDFYQQALPIQREVGNRAGEAATLNNIGLAYDGLGDLPQALAYYGQALSITREVGDRAGEAATLANIGAVHDGLGDRQQALAYFQKALSITREVGDRAGEASALVNIGAVHDALGDRQQALAYYRQALSITREVGDRAGEATTLNNIGLVCDNLGDRQQALTYYRQALRIRREVGDRAGEAVTRFNIAMIYRAERNLDGAVGELEIVIDLDRQVGHLDLESDTAMLELVQQERVRARRAT; encoded by the coding sequence GTGGCGGCTCTGGCGGCCGCGACCCTGACGCTCGGCCCGGACGCCAGCTCCTTCTCGGACCTCGGCTCGGCCCAACTCGCCACCGGGCAGCCCCGACAGGCTCTGGCCAACCACGAGCAGGCCCTCCACCGGTATCGCGAGGTCCACGACCGCGCCGGCGAAGCCACCGCCCTCAACAACATCGGCGCCGTGCACGGCAAGCTCGGGGATCGACAGCAGGCCCTGGACTTCTACCAGCAGGCACTGCCTATCCAGCGGGAAGTCGGCAACCGCGCCGGCGAAGCCGCCACCCTGAACAACATCGGCTTGGCGTACGACGGGCTCGGGGATCTGCCGCAGGCCCTGGCCTACTACGGGCAGGCCCTGTCCATCACCCGTGAGGTCGGCGACCGCGCCGGTGAAGCCGCCACCCTTGCCAATATCGGCGCCGTGCACGACGGGCTCGGAGACCGGCAGCAGGCCTTGGCCTACTTCCAGAAGGCCCTGTCCATCACCCGTGAGGTCGGCGACCGCGCCGGTGAAGCCTCCGCCCTTGTCAACATCGGCGCCGTGCATGACGCGCTCGGAGACCGGCAGCAGGCCCTGGCCTATTACCGGCAGGCCCTGTCCATCACCCGGGAGGTCGGCGACCGCGCCGGCGAGGCCACCACCCTGAACAACATCGGCCTCGTGTGCGACAACCTCGGGGACCGGCAGCAGGCCTTGACCTACTACCGGCAGGCTCTGCGCATCCGGCGTGAGGTCGGCGACCGCGCCGGCGAAGCCGTTACCCGGTTCAACATCGCGATGATCTACCGGGCGGAACGGAATCTCGACGGGGCAGTCGGCGAGCTTGAAATCGTCATCGACCTCGACCGCCAGGTCGGCCACCTGGACCTCGAATCCGACACCGCCATGCTCGAACTGGTACAGCAAGAACGGGTAAGAGCTCGGAGAGCGACCTAG